The genomic window TTTCTCGGTGCAGATCGACGGGGACAAGGCGTCGTCGCGGATGATCTGCTTCAACCCGATGGTGCTGCCCGGCGACTCCGACCAGGTGCTGTTCTGCGGGCTCTGGTATGACGACGAGTTCGCCCGCACCCCGCAGGGCTGGCGGATGACGCGGCGGGTCGAGACGAAGATCTACCAGAAGGTGCAGTAGCGATTTCTGTCGGAAGCCGCTGTTCTGGCACAATGGGCGGCTGTCCGCCGTGCGACTCCGGCTGCGCGGCAGGTCATACACGCGAGGCAAAACCGGATCCCGGCATCCCGCCGAGGTCGCTGAATTGCAGCGTGACACCGAGGAGAATTCGCTTAACCATGGCTGTGAAGATCAAGCTGACTCGGCTTGGCAAAATCCGCAATCCCCAGTACCGCATCGCCGTCGCCGACGCGCGCAACCGCCGCGACGGGCGTTCCATCGAGGTCATCGGCCGCTACCACCCGAAGGAAGACCCGAGCCTGATCGAGATCAACTCCGAGCGGGCCCAGTACTGGTTGTCGGTCGGGGCACAGCCCACCGAGCCCGTCCTCAAGCTGCTGAAGATCACCGGCGACTGGCAGAAGTTCAAGGGCCTGCCCGGTGCCGAGGGAAGCCTGATCGTCGCCCCGGCCAAGCCCAGCAAGCTGGAGCTGTTCAACGCCGCGCTGGCCGAGGCCGACGGCGCGCCCACCACCGAGGCCGCCAAGCCGAAGAAGAAGGCCCCGGTCAAGAAGGCGAAGGCCGACGCCGAAGCCGCAGCCCCTGAGGCCGCCGAGGCCCCGGCAGCCGAGGCCGAGGCTGCCCCGGCCGCCGAGCAGGCCGAACCGGCGACCGAAGGCTGACCGCCGCGATGAGTACGGTCGTCGTCGACGCAGTCGAGCATCTGGTCCGCGGGATCGTGGACAACCCGGACGACGTCCGGGTGGACCT from Mycobacterium shigaense includes these protein-coding regions:
- the rpsP gene encoding 30S ribosomal protein S16; this encodes MAVKIKLTRLGKIRNPQYRIAVADARNRRDGRSIEVIGRYHPKEDPSLIEINSERAQYWLSVGAQPTEPVLKLLKITGDWQKFKGLPGAEGSLIVAPAKPSKLELFNAALAEADGAPTTEAAKPKKKAPVKKAKADAEAAAPEAAEAPAAEAEAAPAAEQAEPATEG